The Mycoplasmopsis columbinasalis genomic interval GTGCAAAGGCCAAATATTTTGGTTTTGTGCTAAAAAGTCAAAAATTTGCGTCTTGAGTTGGAAAATGTGCGGTAAATCAGCCCTTGGCAAGTGTTTTTGCTTAATAATTGCTAAATAATGATTTATTCTAGCAACTAAGTTATTAGCCGGAAACTTAAGTTTGCTCAGATGTAAAGTATTTAAATGTTGAGCAATTTGCTTTAAATTTTGTTCCGACATTTCCGGTACACTACCATCAATATATTCTCATTTGGAGAATTCCCTTTGATTAGCAATTAAACGGGGCACAAATGAAAACTGAGTAAGCAAACTGTAATCAAGGTGATGGTTAAAACCAGTGTAATTTTTTTCTTGGTAAAAAAATTTACCATCACGAAAAGATTTGTTGGTGTAACCTTGCTGAATTCTTTCCATTTATACCTCTCTA includes:
- a CDS encoding phosphotransferase family protein, whose product is MERIQQGYTNKSFRDGKFFYQEKNYTGFNHHLDYSLLTQFSFVPRLIANQREFSKWEYIDGSVPEMSEQNLKQIAQHLNTLHLSKLKFPANNLVARINHYLAIIKQKHLPRADLPHIFQLKTQIFDFLAQNQNIWPLHNDLWPINLVEDSHHQIYFVDWEYATMGDIHFELAYFIEASKLNLQQETFLLTHFDSINQQRLIQNKIIVNYLVVLWALAQIQLPFEIEQYLKKIDKLNELL